From a single Bryobacter aggregatus MPL3 genomic region:
- a CDS encoding TonB-dependent receptor has translation MIRRSSRFPAPAACLALLLAVSCSLWAQFDTATVVGTIRDATGSAITDSDITLLNQGTGSIARTKTDSGGNFTLTNVRIGTYTVTAEARGFSKAVAKDIVVNVNARQRVDLMLAIGTVAETVEVTSAAALLDTDSSKRNQVINGTAIVELPLNGRAYSDLALLTTGVVKSPSSGSREGSFNVNGLRSTYNNYILDGIDNNAYGTSNQGFQNQVAQPSPDSIVEFEVITNNYSAEYGRSGGATINVAMRSGTNGFHGTAYEFLRNTSLNAASYTFGQRPSNFRKPTLNQNQFGATFSGPIVKNRVFFFTDYEGLRNIQRNRSFSSLPTLNDRLGILPVTVRNPQTGKIYPANTQIPKADISPFAYRVLNDLPGLTAAGRSNNYEQLSRDKAYADKFDAKIDGQISSHQSAFLRISQSKRNQYQDSTFPGPSGGNGTTLWVLNQQAAAAYTWTLSPTSVLEGRFGVSRTNAGKKPPFLGGADMEAAYGIVGLPKDPVLSGGLLPIQLSGFTGLGRQSTIPQFQNPLSFNSKLNYSKIFNRHSMKFGYENVVIRTQVLDVNPMYGNDQYLGAFSRPTCAQLGQDASCSIAADAASYSLADFLFGQRSAFSLSTNVIGNYRQHEHFLYVQDDFKVSSKLTLNLGLRWEFATPRWERDNALSNFDPTTRTMLLAKNGSIYDRALVNPYYKDWAPRLGFAYNAFSKTVFRGGYGISYVHQNRMGSGDLLGINGPQVVIAQIQQTDPTSPTFRNTDQGYPLDMASPSKFNPQTSNVLYMPKDTPDPRVQSWYVSVQRELGWNLVLDIGYIGNYGVNLPVMGDYNQAAPQPTPTSNLSLNARRPIQGFGAVSWFNTGGFSDYNGLQVKLQRRFANGLHLLNSFTYSKTMDNSTQALDDRNGNQSSVQDIHNLAAEKAASTYDQKYVDVLSLVYQLPFGKGQKYGASMPTVVNHVLGGWELTVINNAISAPPINLRAWSGSVPSQFQTVGNLPAWKGGEAFRPNITGPIVAEGSAKTVDNFFNKDNIQLPTDPTKPFGNAGRNIARAFPLNQMDLGLFKNFALPREGMRLQFRSEFFNALNHTNFTAPNGDRSSAAFGTVRGTFQPRQIQFALKLTF, from the coding sequence ATGATCAGACGTTCTTCTCGTTTTCCTGCTCCCGCAGCATGCCTAGCGCTACTGCTGGCTGTAAGTTGTAGTCTCTGGGCCCAGTTCGATACGGCTACTGTAGTTGGCACCATCCGTGACGCTACCGGTTCTGCCATCACAGATTCCGACATTACCCTTCTCAACCAAGGCACTGGCTCGATTGCCAGAACCAAGACCGACTCCGGTGGCAATTTCACCCTGACCAATGTCAGAATCGGCACTTACACCGTAACCGCCGAAGCCAGGGGTTTCTCGAAGGCCGTGGCCAAGGATATTGTCGTCAATGTCAACGCCCGCCAGCGCGTCGACCTCATGCTCGCCATCGGAACGGTGGCCGAGACGGTTGAAGTGACCAGTGCCGCGGCTCTCCTCGATACCGATTCGAGCAAACGCAATCAGGTCATCAATGGCACCGCAATCGTCGAGCTGCCGCTGAACGGCCGCGCTTACAGTGACCTCGCGTTGCTCACTACGGGTGTGGTGAAGTCGCCCTCCTCAGGTAGCCGCGAAGGCTCTTTCAATGTCAACGGGCTTCGCAGCACCTATAACAATTACATTCTCGATGGCATCGACAACAATGCCTACGGCACCAGCAACCAGGGCTTCCAGAACCAGGTGGCACAACCCTCGCCCGACTCGATCGTCGAGTTCGAAGTGATCACCAATAACTACAGCGCCGAATATGGCCGCAGCGGCGGCGCGACGATCAACGTCGCGATGCGCTCCGGCACTAACGGCTTTCATGGCACGGCCTATGAGTTCCTGCGCAACACCTCGCTGAACGCAGCGAGCTATACCTTCGGTCAACGCCCCTCGAATTTCCGCAAGCCGACTCTCAACCAGAACCAGTTCGGCGCCACCTTCAGTGGCCCGATTGTCAAGAATCGCGTGTTCTTCTTTACCGACTATGAGGGGCTGCGCAACATCCAGCGCAACCGCAGCTTCTCCAGTTTGCCGACGCTGAACGACCGGCTGGGCATTCTGCCCGTGACAGTACGCAACCCGCAGACGGGCAAGATCTATCCGGCAAACACCCAGATTCCGAAGGCGGACATCTCGCCTTTTGCCTATCGAGTGTTGAATGACCTGCCTGGCCTCACCGCTGCGGGACGCTCGAATAACTATGAGCAACTCTCGCGCGATAAAGCGTATGCCGATAAGTTCGATGCGAAGATCGATGGCCAGATCAGCAGCCACCAGTCCGCGTTTCTGCGCATCAGCCAGAGCAAGCGCAATCAGTATCAGGATTCCACCTTTCCAGGCCCTTCGGGTGGCAACGGCACTACGCTCTGGGTACTGAATCAGCAGGCAGCAGCAGCCTACACCTGGACGTTGAGCCCGACCTCGGTGCTCGAAGGACGCTTCGGTGTTTCGCGCACGAATGCCGGCAAGAAGCCGCCCTTTCTCGGCGGGGCAGACATGGAGGCCGCCTATGGAATCGTCGGGTTGCCCAAGGACCCGGTGCTCTCTGGCGGACTGCTCCCGATCCAGCTTTCGGGCTTTACCGGCCTCGGACGCCAGTCCACCATTCCGCAGTTTCAGAATCCGCTTAGCTTCAACTCAAAGCTCAACTATTCGAAGATCTTCAACCGGCACTCGATGAAGTTCGGCTATGAGAATGTTGTGATCCGCACCCAGGTTCTGGACGTGAATCCGATGTACGGGAACGATCAGTATCTCGGCGCCTTCAGCCGACCGACCTGCGCGCAACTCGGCCAGGACGCGAGTTGTAGCATCGCCGCTGACGCCGCCAGCTATTCCCTCGCCGACTTCCTGTTCGGCCAGAGAAGCGCCTTCTCCCTGTCCACCAATGTGATCGGCAACTATCGTCAGCATGAGCACTTCCTATACGTGCAGGACGACTTCAAGGTGAGCTCGAAGCTGACGCTCAACCTGGGACTGCGCTGGGAGTTCGCAACGCCGCGTTGGGAACGAGACAATGCACTGTCGAACTTTGATCCCACCACGCGTACGATGCTGCTGGCAAAGAATGGCAGCATCTATGACCGCGCGCTCGTGAATCCCTACTACAAGGACTGGGCGCCGCGTCTCGGTTTTGCCTACAATGCCTTCTCAAAGACTGTCTTCCGCGGCGGCTATGGCATCAGCTATGTGCACCAGAACCGCATGGGCTCGGGCGACTTGCTCGGCATTAACGGCCCCCAAGTGGTGATCGCGCAGATCCAGCAGACAGACCCGACCTCGCCCACCTTCCGCAATACGGACCAGGGCTATCCACTCGATATGGCTTCGCCTTCGAAGTTCAATCCGCAGACCTCGAACGTCCTCTACATGCCGAAGGATACGCCCGACCCCCGCGTGCAGAGCTGGTATGTCTCCGTGCAGCGCGAGCTTGGCTGGAACCTGGTTCTCGATATCGGCTACATTGGCAACTATGGCGTCAACCTGCCGGTGATGGGGGATTACAACCAGGCGGCTCCCCAACCTACACCGACCTCGAACCTTTCGCTCAATGCCCGCCGCCCGATTCAGGGCTTTGGCGCGGTGAGCTGGTTTAACACTGGCGGTTTTAGTGACTACAACGGCCTTCAGGTAAAGTTGCAACGCCGCTTCGCCAACGGCTTACACTTGCTCAACTCGTTCACATATTCAAAGACGATGGACAACAGCACGCAGGCGCTTGATGATCGCAACGGCAACCAATCGAGCGTGCAGGATATTCATAACCTGGCGGCCGAGAAGGCCGCATCGACCTACGATCAGAAGTACGTCGACGTTCTGAGCCTTGTGTATCAGCTTCCTTTTGGCAAGGGCCAGAAGTATGGAGCCTCCATGCCGACCGTCGTCAATCATGTTCTCGGTGGTTGGGAACTGACCGTGATTAACAACGCGATTTCGGCGCCTCCGATCAATCTTCGCGCGTGGAGCGGATCTGTTCCGTCGCAGTTCCAGACAGTGGGCAATCTCCCCGCGTGGAAGGGGGGCGAAGCGTTCCGTCCGAATATCACGGGTCCAATCGTTGCGGAGGGGAGCGCCAAGACGGTGGACAACTTCTTCAACAAGGACAACATCCAGCTTCCGACCGACCCGACGAAGCCCTTCGGCAATGCCGGCCGTAACATTGCCCGTGCCTTTCCGTTGAACCAGATGGATCTTGGTCTGTTCAAGAACTTCGCGCTGCCGCGTGAAGGGATGCGCCTCCAGTTCCGCTCCGAGTTCTTCAACGCACTCAATCACACCAACTTCACCGCACCCAACGGTGATCGTTCGAGCGCGGCATTCGGTACGGTGCGTGGCACCTTCCAGCCCCGCCAGATTCAGTTCGCACTGAAACTAACCTTCTAA
- a CDS encoding glycerophosphodiester phosphodiesterase family protein: MHFPNPHSSSLFLLGLTLGSLFLQAAPPATYLIAHRGASAYVPEHTVEAYRLAIQQGADYVEQDLSLSKDGVLICSHDPSLERVTNVEELFPDRFTNVTRNGKTTKHWYIEDFTVAEIKQLDAGSWFDPKYKGLKVLTFDEAVAIVKGKAGFFPELKNPGRLLEKGIDLEKAVADALKKHDLIDANGQVRMFKGRPVVHLQVFEEDSLRRLAKLLPGVPRSFLMGSEAQVNRWLTPENLKELKTFATGIAPSTMIVDRKPEIVAQAHEAGLSVVPYTFLLRPAKTQYPNLPIEMQKQIERMYAALPDKPADLSAAMRKYVTEYHVDGLFTDNPDLFPRQ, translated from the coding sequence GTGCATTTCCCCAATCCACACTCATCCTCCCTCTTCCTGCTGGGTCTGACCCTTGGCAGCCTGTTCTTGCAGGCAGCTCCTCCGGCGACCTATCTCATCGCGCATCGAGGCGCCTCAGCATACGTGCCCGAGCATACCGTCGAAGCCTATCGCCTTGCGATCCAGCAAGGAGCCGATTACGTCGAGCAAGACCTTTCCCTCAGTAAGGATGGCGTCCTCATCTGCTCGCATGACCCCTCGCTCGAGCGCGTCACCAATGTGGAAGAACTCTTCCCGGACCGCTTCACCAACGTCACGAGGAACGGCAAAACCACTAAGCACTGGTACATCGAAGACTTCACCGTCGCTGAAATCAAGCAGCTCGACGCAGGCTCCTGGTTCGATCCCAAGTACAAAGGCCTGAAGGTACTCACCTTTGACGAAGCCGTTGCGATTGTCAAAGGAAAGGCAGGTTTTTTCCCGGAACTCAAGAACCCCGGCCGCCTGCTTGAGAAAGGCATCGATCTCGAGAAGGCCGTCGCCGATGCACTGAAGAAGCACGATCTCATTGACGCCAACGGGCAAGTGAGAATGTTCAAAGGCCGCCCGGTCGTTCACCTGCAGGTGTTCGAAGAAGACAGCCTGCGCCGTTTGGCCAAGCTGCTTCCCGGCGTTCCGCGTAGCTTCCTGATGGGCTCGGAAGCCCAGGTGAACCGCTGGCTCACACCCGAAAACCTGAAGGAACTCAAGACCTTCGCTACCGGCATCGCGCCCAGCACCATGATCGTTGACCGAAAGCCCGAAATCGTCGCCCAGGCGCATGAGGCCGGTCTCTCCGTAGTTCCCTACACCTTCCTGCTCCGCCCGGCAAAGACGCAGTACCCGAACCTGCCCATCGAGATGCAAAAGCAGATCGAAAGGATGTACGCGGCGCTGCCCGACAAGCCAGCCGATCTGTCTGCCGCGATGCGCAAGTACGTCACCGAATACCACGTTGACGGCTTGTTCACCGACAACCCCGATCTCTTCCCTCGCCAGTAG